From a single Apium graveolens cultivar Ventura chromosome 2, ASM990537v1, whole genome shotgun sequence genomic region:
- the LOC141708110 gene encoding oxysterol-binding protein-related protein 3A-like, protein MDSSSSSKEQKPSGGGGFFSSLASSISNFGSAMQKSVNGLVGYEGLEVINPDGGTEDSEVEAQKGRWKQEDRDGYWKIMNKYVGADVTSLVTLPVLIFEPMSMLQKMAEIMEYSYLLDLADVCEDPHMRLVYASCWFISVYYAMQRTWKPFNPILGETYEMTNHGGVTFIAEQVSHHPPIGVAHAESEHFIYEITSKVRTKFLGNSVDVYPVGRTRLTLKKAGVELELVPPPSKVNNLIFGRTWVDSPGEMVVTNLTTGDKVVLYFQPCGWFGAGRYEVDGYVYNSAEEPKILMTGKWSESMSYQPCDLEGEPLPGTQLKEAWKLADAPKNDKFQYTHFAHKLNSFDTAPKNLLASDSRLRPDRYALEKGDMSKAGSEKSSLEERQRAEKRARETKGHQFTPKWFEPSSDVFTTPWGDVEVYRNNGKYAEHRAAIDSSNSIEEVDVKSIEFNPWQYEDLTAE, encoded by the exons ATggattcttcatcttcatctaaaGAGCAGAAGCCAAGTGGTGGGGGTGGTTTCTTTTCTTCTCTGGCTTCAAGTATATCCAATTTTGGGTCTGCTATGCAAAAATCAGTTAATGG CCTGGTTGGATATGAGGGTTTGGAAGTTATAAATCCTGATGGAGGGACTGAAGATTCTGAAGTAGAAGCACAAAAGGGAAGATGGAAGCAAGAG GATCGGGATGGTTACTGGAAGATAATGAACAAGTATGTAGGTGCTGATGTCACGTCATTGGTGACCCTCCCGGTTCTCATTTTTGAGCCTATGTCAATGCTTCAAAAGATGGCTGAG ATAATGGAATACTCATACCTATTAGATCTAGCAGATGTTTGTGAGGATCCACATATGAGATTGGTATATGCAT CGTGCTGGTTTATTTCTGTGTATTATGCCATGCAACGAACCTGGAAGCCATTTAATCCAATCCTTGGCGAAACCTATGAGATGACCAATCACGGTGGAGTTACATTTATTGCTGAACAG GTCAGTCATCACCCCCCAATAGGTGTTGCACATGCTGAAAGTGAACATTTCATTTATGAAATAACATCGAAGGTGAGGACCAAGTTCTTGGGGAACTCAGTTGATGTCTACCCGGTTGGAAG AACAAGATTGACCCTCAAGAAAGCTGGTGTAGAACTAGAATTGGTTCCTCCTCCTTCCAAAGTTAACAACCTAATATTTGGACGCACATGGGTGGATTCACCAGGGGAGATGGTTGTCACTAACTTGACGACAGGGGACAAAGTTGTGCTTTACTTTCAACCTTGCGGTTGGTTTGG TGCTGGCCGCTATGAAGTAGATGGATATGTATACAATTCTGCTGAAGAACCAAAGATATTAATGACTGGGAAATGGAGCGAGTCGATGAGCTATCAACCCTGTGACTTGGAAGGGGAACCACTTCCAGGAACCCAGCTGAAGGAG GCATGGAAACTTGCTGATGCACCGAAAAATGACAAATTTCAATACACACATTTTGCGCACAAATTGAACAGCTTCGACACTGCACCAAAGAATTTATTGGCGTCCGACTCTCGCTTACGACCGGATAGATATGCACTTGAGAAGGGTGACATGTCAAAAGCTGGGTCAGAAAAGAgcag TCTAGAGGAAAGGCAAAGAGCTGAAAAACGAGCACGGGAGACCAAGGGTCATCAATTCACTCCTAAATGGTTTGAACCATCAAGTGATGTTTTTACAACACCTTGGGGTGATGTAGAAGTGTATCGCAATAACGGAAAATATGCTGAACATCGGGCTGCCATAGATAGTTCCAACAGCATCGAAGAGGTCGATGTCAAGTCAATTGAGTTTAACCCGTGGCAGTATGAAGATTTGACTGCAGAATGA